A genome region from Geobacter pickeringii includes the following:
- a CDS encoding ankyrin repeat domain-containing protein yields MLNRCALLVGSIIIVLIAPLAAPAYEYDQEQTRKLIENMVRDLGGHDGLRVNSGKVMRCVYGGTKKVTIIQNGALTTYNGVYSNCREKDSIRDGIYDIALEGDEVAGSSSKRSINGELFDAAMGGDAKAVKRLVKAKADVNYTESIKKSDGGYIDEWTPLMSAVVSGSLDSVKQLVTAGAWVNYMNSMTVNALWIAANKGDVAIVKYLLKSGAYVNNRNFEDVTPLMAASMNGHTEVVKALIAARAKLDYVHNGGDTALMFALERGHTAVARLLLAAGADVNVRNRDGLTALHIAAAEGNLEMVRGLLKRKADVSAAMDNGKNALDIARARGHAAIVELLEKGR; encoded by the coding sequence ATGCTGAACAGATGTGCGCTGCTGGTTGGTTCGATAATTATCGTGCTGATCGCCCCCCTGGCCGCTCCGGCCTACGAATACGACCAGGAACAGACCCGGAAGCTGATCGAGAACATGGTCAGGGACCTCGGCGGGCATGACGGCCTGCGCGTGAACAGCGGTAAAGTCATGCGCTGCGTCTATGGCGGCACGAAAAAGGTGACCATCATTCAAAACGGTGCGCTGACGACCTACAACGGGGTGTACAGCAACTGCCGCGAAAAGGATTCCATCAGGGACGGCATTTACGACATTGCCCTCGAAGGGGATGAAGTTGCCGGCAGTTCCTCAAAACGCTCCATCAACGGCGAACTGTTCGATGCCGCCATGGGGGGTGACGCGAAAGCCGTCAAAAGATTGGTCAAGGCCAAGGCCGATGTCAATTATACGGAAAGCATCAAGAAAAGCGACGGCGGCTACATCGACGAGTGGACGCCGCTCATGTCGGCAGTGGTGTCGGGAAGTCTGGATTCCGTGAAGCAGCTGGTCACCGCGGGGGCCTGGGTCAACTACATGAACAGCATGACGGTGAACGCGCTCTGGATCGCTGCCAACAAGGGCGATGTCGCTATCGTGAAGTATCTGCTGAAGTCAGGCGCGTATGTCAATAACCGGAACTTCGAGGATGTCACGCCGCTCATGGCGGCTTCCATGAACGGGCATACTGAGGTGGTTAAAGCCCTGATCGCCGCCCGGGCAAAGCTCGATTACGTCCACAACGGGGGGGATACCGCCCTGATGTTCGCCCTGGAGCGGGGGCACACGGCTGTGGCGCGGCTGCTGCTGGCTGCCGGCGCTGATGTGAACGTGAGGAACCGCGACGGACTCACGGCCCTGCACATCGCTGCCGCCGAAGGGAATCTGGAGATGGTGCGCGGGCTTCTGAAACGTAAGGCCGATGTCTCGGCCGCAATGGACAACGGCAAGAATGCGCTGGATATAGCCCGGGCCAGGGGACATGCCGCCATCGTGGAACTGCTGGAAAAGGGGCGATAA
- a CDS encoding CxxxxCH/CxxCH domain c-type cytochrome translates to MLLTGILVYQGLFRPEPLNSATNTYYFGLSSVNLGADGSTNTAAVLNGKISMSTGVYTTSQRVSASSVTTEQTLINAYGPAYATKQTVDAPAVTIGVRDRNGTANNIYWKAYVYDYDPAGTAGNGTLLWTSDAIESHPAVQTPLALTFTNPLPKDVNAGHRLKVVITCQMASTASSARLQWGSGTNYAFFTVTEANYVANSVTVTNLADYYGGQLTSVTQGDKNVPMLQFDLYTNVAGGTTWTGGKLDQIGTNNVVNTYVGGVLDTPSDVSFSIYKDSNGTGAFEPTDTLVGGPYTYDQLIGQTYTLATAQNLTSTPQRYFIVYNFSRTATYNTTAGARIVDGSYFTVGASATGGVVNVASTSSSTPNINYGGVAITKVYAADWDSGTSLTGIAETGGPSATNTSCITRTTAAASFPLVGLLNYPAHNCSSIAGQGYSTSSAQSNFATLYFGGVGYASNMLSVQGTSFTCRVSTNSGGTVTLQLFYVTAGGVRVNAPITSTFTTNSSINQATTISLAGQSFSNVPQGARLGIQIGVTANMTIGLGGANGLTGTTSGANLTVDETAAANENVDVGNGVIVSNANVYASDTGFVLDSFNLTAAKAKTVTGITLTGNALFNSTNIKNVKLYQDAGTLGALDAADTLVATLPGSSISGNSISFTGLSLSVSTSVKRYLVVVDISDTPNVNVIVQALVSGLTVATTGTMGDNTDSTGATLTIQPTTTLTNGTAEPANTIVNANAGATLLDAFGIKTNGGINDQITDVTVTLSTASALPVGNVVSDFVSKVEIVDSTNTVVYGYLTAPTTGDNWQVVTAGLYATVGTSQCYVRITPKANLGGTYVVKASVTSLTHLRSINRLVLGGDTTSGAVTLDGAPPTDPPNFTATTASNAAAINLDWNASTDASGSAVTYAVVRGLGNAPAPKNCTPVAGKVFQIYQGSYPGTTPKVVDSGLVEGESYGYRVCATDAVGNTSAGSTSHTTAGIINRCNLAPTLQINPSDSYINAGETKQLAVTVTNNDTGVCSASTFQLSLVGTPNTTDYAPVTFTTNNFVLPTNGGAMYLKMNVTANAGAPQLAMNHFSVKVDKSGASVATVQYPDPVHVVVNKYGTMMHSSMQLGTQKYGQWGLNYTCATCHNPNATNLKRVNNVIATPTGNRSVVFTTISAARTVTTGVMGNDLRGGTTSTNVCEVCHHNARFHQYSSSKVAWNTHNNSQDCMRCHDHRIGFKTVNQGLSCTDCHGYPPSQKSELVNPPTNVLYPYTVGNDAGAHPTHNARNVKCQACHSNANHLTTAQPDTHLNMGFSIRSSNFTGFNGFAVFTSGIIKSVTPSNGYTFVAAPGTTIAPAYDKIMTCSVYCHGYWNGSYTASGGYNTEVSWSGVSQTGCSSCHGGEAASPPPSGSHQKHAGNKPGYGNGINCGTCHGYRNYSTSKTHLNGKVEWDLSSISTIAAYKGLNKGNTGAPAPSAPASYGSCSNLYCHSNVQSAGGTGGPTSYATPTWGGSTTCGSCHPEPNTSGGHSQHVAPGVTGFSCRICHGSGGDANPLNHANGKINFLFGGLASNTHYSYSSAKTPGSGPYGTCYNSDCHGRRTITWGPSTAISLCNKCHTTNPSSSGFYSTAGPGGTTSNTDPYVGAHFQHITSMPFKFSAKFDCSQCHLKPTGPYSPGHIDTALPAELTFGTLATSGVQNGYTSAAHQPSYSYATKQCSNVWCHGAGMNSNQGTGPYGSIGPVAQGYDGGTLGSPLPAIWNSPFLATAPDKCQTCHASPPPAPKSGYQHFDDDTGAPYARTKCTNCHRHLNATGDGFSDPTKHANGVVDSCNNCHGRPPIDNGTLTKPAIGALSTGAVGAHQAHRLNPNIGNDCTACHYNSSYAMPSYQLEIGFHAYGNRVTRGVFYGMSSLPSIGYSQPIVYFSTWTSTKVRRTSDTTKINTCSNVYCHGGGTNTLPALGGGTNTSPNWEKGPSQATCGSCHGVTGNTYNTRGSHGAHVGTAFGDPHLDCSNCHGIKVNNYHVNGKVEWNFYTTAQRLNQLAISKGFTNHTTGSTAQGYKNPGAANFTTTGYANNLAPSPSYGSCQVYCHSDVYDKYYRVPTWGSAPMTCDSCHRDQTTAGRFTGSHQKHAASSVNGGYSIDCMICHNGSGAGNPLHINGVVDVIFNTSIVGTAGVYNSATKQCFNILCHDSTASTGPTWGTSSTGNYNTGTYKPTCIGCHSGQVGGRTAVIPQFAGASHHVQGVPMSATYCYPCHMEANANGTVNPAFHNRSSNRTVDLVIWKNGARGATPVFTRYTAAGSASRKRTEYAKINNVCIGCHRGNAATATPFSASGDTRTPEAYSWDTYSIYERYSTATTTAWGKVTGNSTVNKTLTKAYSAHGRADLNQRGWTFGSYTGGPKHVNAGSSVKVLCIDCHNSHGTLATGVMTSYSSATGRYSGGMLKSTIQGVDGYNATYAPVAGGDPAAPNKNVYNTGASLCFDCHNNKTSSATMPWGYNSTFGSSQPIYGYNDKPYFGNYSTFASTITYPYKANNPTNKGGHYGPSSPLTTTVTQRTFPSGMKDRAYSAGVSSPINGLCTPCHDPHGVSPSLGANQQYGVPLLKGTWVTSPYKMDATPQNTNEVRGGSSHQPTPALNVGSTPLYRIDQNSMQAGTSGTPATAKSWTFATAATTLQTTTDTQFAGLCTGCHNKSVLNNTAAVQKAPGTTGSWRSMTRIHNTVNGWAVTTGTGGNMGNKVHAFTCSKCHTPHNARLPRLMVTNCLDAKHRGRVVTGGNPQEYTTYYQSGAGKGRFPIGGGGYKSRGSASNPGSWFFGQSQTTVQNSAPALTVTTQTQCHNTATAGGATYTNYTTQRWNNKTPW, encoded by the coding sequence ATGCTGCTCACGGGCATTCTCGTCTACCAGGGCCTGTTCCGACCAGAGCCCCTGAACTCGGCAACCAATACCTATTACTTCGGCCTTTCATCGGTCAACCTGGGTGCCGACGGCAGTACCAACACCGCTGCCGTCCTGAACGGCAAAATATCCATGAGTACCGGCGTTTATACCACCTCCCAGCGGGTCAGCGCATCCTCGGTCACCACCGAACAGACCTTGATCAACGCCTACGGGCCGGCCTATGCCACCAAGCAGACCGTGGACGCGCCGGCGGTTACCATCGGGGTCCGCGACCGCAACGGCACGGCCAACAATATCTACTGGAAGGCGTACGTCTACGATTACGACCCTGCCGGGACCGCCGGCAACGGCACACTGCTCTGGACCTCCGACGCCATCGAGTCGCACCCCGCTGTCCAGACCCCCCTGGCCCTGACATTCACCAACCCCCTCCCCAAGGATGTCAATGCCGGGCACCGGCTCAAGGTTGTCATAACCTGCCAGATGGCCAGCACCGCCTCTTCTGCCCGCCTGCAATGGGGCAGCGGCACCAACTATGCCTTCTTCACCGTGACCGAGGCGAACTACGTCGCCAACTCCGTAACGGTCACCAACCTCGCCGACTACTACGGCGGCCAGCTCACCAGTGTCACCCAGGGCGACAAGAATGTCCCCATGCTGCAATTCGACCTCTACACCAACGTTGCCGGCGGCACCACCTGGACCGGTGGCAAGCTGGACCAGATCGGCACCAATAACGTTGTCAATACGTACGTCGGCGGAGTCCTGGACACTCCCAGCGATGTTTCGTTCTCGATTTACAAGGACTCGAACGGTACCGGTGCCTTCGAACCAACGGACACCCTGGTAGGCGGGCCATATACCTACGATCAGCTCATAGGCCAGACCTATACCCTGGCCACCGCCCAGAACCTTACCTCCACGCCGCAGCGCTACTTCATCGTCTACAACTTCAGCCGCACCGCCACCTATAACACCACGGCCGGGGCGCGCATCGTCGACGGCAGTTATTTCACGGTCGGTGCCAGCGCCACGGGCGGCGTGGTGAACGTTGCCAGTACCTCCTCGTCGACCCCCAACATCAACTATGGCGGCGTCGCCATCACGAAAGTCTACGCGGCTGACTGGGATTCAGGCACATCGCTGACGGGCATTGCCGAAACCGGCGGGCCATCGGCCACCAACACGTCCTGCATTACCCGGACCACGGCCGCGGCGAGCTTCCCGCTGGTTGGCCTGCTCAACTACCCGGCCCACAACTGCTCCAGTATCGCCGGCCAGGGGTATTCGACCTCTTCGGCCCAGAGCAATTTCGCCACGCTCTATTTTGGTGGTGTGGGATATGCCTCGAACATGCTGAGCGTCCAGGGGACCTCCTTCACCTGCCGGGTTTCGACCAACAGTGGTGGAACCGTCACCCTGCAGCTTTTCTATGTTACGGCGGGCGGCGTGCGGGTCAATGCGCCCATAACCTCCACCTTCACCACAAACTCCAGCATCAACCAGGCGACCACCATATCCCTGGCCGGCCAGAGCTTCAGCAATGTCCCCCAGGGGGCGCGGCTCGGCATCCAGATCGGTGTCACCGCCAACATGACCATCGGCCTCGGCGGCGCCAACGGCCTGACCGGCACGACGTCGGGGGCCAACCTGACGGTGGATGAAACAGCCGCTGCAAACGAAAACGTCGATGTGGGCAATGGCGTCATCGTATCCAACGCCAACGTCTATGCGTCCGATACCGGCTTTGTGCTCGACTCGTTCAACCTTACCGCTGCCAAAGCCAAGACCGTCACCGGCATTACGCTGACCGGTAATGCGCTGTTCAACAGCACCAACATCAAGAACGTCAAGCTCTATCAGGATGCCGGCACCCTCGGTGCCCTCGATGCCGCCGATACTCTGGTGGCCACGCTGCCCGGCTCCAGCATCAGCGGGAACAGCATCAGCTTCACCGGACTCTCCCTGAGCGTTTCCACCTCGGTCAAACGCTATCTGGTGGTCGTCGATATCAGTGACACTCCCAACGTCAACGTGATTGTCCAGGCCTTGGTCAGCGGCCTCACCGTGGCCACCACCGGCACCATGGGGGACAACACCGACAGCACCGGTGCCACCCTGACCATCCAGCCGACCACCACCCTGACCAACGGGACAGCCGAACCGGCCAATACCATCGTCAATGCCAATGCCGGGGCAACGTTGCTCGACGCCTTCGGCATCAAGACCAACGGCGGGATCAACGACCAGATCACTGACGTTACCGTTACCCTGAGCACTGCCTCGGCCCTCCCCGTGGGTAACGTTGTCTCCGACTTCGTTTCCAAGGTGGAAATCGTCGACAGTACCAATACGGTAGTCTACGGCTACCTGACAGCGCCGACCACGGGAGACAACTGGCAGGTGGTCACTGCCGGCCTCTATGCCACTGTCGGTACCTCCCAGTGCTACGTGCGCATTACCCCCAAGGCCAACCTCGGGGGGACCTATGTGGTGAAGGCGTCGGTAACCTCGTTGACCCACCTCAGGTCCATCAACCGGCTGGTGCTGGGGGGGGATACAACCAGCGGAGCCGTCACCCTTGACGGCGCCCCCCCCACCGATCCGCCGAACTTTACCGCCACAACCGCCAGTAACGCGGCAGCCATCAATCTTGACTGGAATGCCTCCACCGATGCCAGTGGCAGCGCCGTTACCTATGCGGTGGTCAGGGGCCTGGGCAACGCTCCGGCACCCAAGAACTGCACGCCGGTGGCCGGCAAGGTCTTCCAGATCTACCAGGGTTCCTATCCGGGCACCACGCCGAAAGTTGTCGATTCAGGCCTGGTGGAGGGGGAATCCTACGGGTACCGCGTCTGCGCCACCGACGCGGTGGGCAACACCAGCGCCGGGTCCACGTCCCATACAACCGCTGGCATCATCAACCGCTGCAACCTGGCGCCGACCCTGCAAATCAATCCGAGCGACAGCTACATCAATGCCGGGGAGACAAAGCAGCTTGCCGTGACGGTCACCAACAACGATACCGGCGTCTGCAGTGCCAGTACCTTCCAGCTTTCGCTGGTTGGCACGCCGAATACCACCGATTATGCCCCGGTAACCTTCACGACCAACAACTTCGTGCTGCCGACCAACGGCGGTGCCATGTACCTGAAGATGAACGTTACCGCCAATGCCGGTGCGCCGCAGTTGGCGATGAACCACTTCTCCGTCAAGGTCGACAAGAGCGGCGCCTCCGTCGCCACCGTCCAGTACCCCGACCCGGTCCACGTGGTGGTCAACAAGTATGGCACCATGATGCACAGCAGCATGCAGCTCGGCACCCAGAAATACGGCCAGTGGGGGCTGAATTATACCTGTGCCACCTGCCACAACCCCAACGCAACCAACCTCAAGCGGGTCAATAATGTGATCGCCACGCCGACCGGCAACCGGTCCGTGGTGTTCACCACCATCTCGGCAGCCAGGACGGTCACCACCGGCGTCATGGGGAACGATCTGCGTGGCGGCACCACCAGCACCAACGTCTGCGAGGTCTGCCACCACAACGCGAGATTCCACCAGTACAGCTCCAGCAAAGTGGCCTGGAACACCCACAACAACAGCCAGGACTGCATGCGCTGCCATGACCACCGGATCGGCTTCAAAACCGTGAACCAGGGCCTCTCCTGCACCGACTGCCACGGCTACCCCCCCAGTCAAAAATCCGAGTTGGTGAATCCGCCCACTAACGTCCTCTACCCCTACACCGTCGGTAACGATGCCGGGGCGCATCCCACACACAATGCCCGCAACGTGAAATGCCAGGCGTGCCACAGCAACGCCAACCACCTGACGACCGCTCAGCCCGACACCCACCTGAATATGGGCTTCAGCATCAGGAGCAGCAATTTCACCGGATTCAACGGTTTCGCCGTCTTCACCAGCGGTATCATCAAATCGGTTACCCCCTCCAACGGCTATACCTTTGTGGCTGCTCCGGGGACCACCATCGCCCCGGCCTATGACAAGATCATGACCTGCAGCGTCTACTGCCACGGCTACTGGAACGGCAGCTACACGGCCAGCGGCGGCTACAACACCGAGGTGAGCTGGAGCGGGGTCTCCCAGACGGGGTGCAGCTCGTGCCACGGCGGCGAAGCCGCGTCGCCCCCCCCCTCCGGCAGCCATCAAAAGCATGCCGGCAACAAGCCGGGGTACGGCAACGGCATCAACTGCGGGACATGCCACGGCTACCGCAATTACTCCACCAGCAAGACGCACCTCAACGGCAAGGTCGAGTGGGATCTCTCCAGTATTTCGACCATCGCCGCCTACAAGGGACTCAACAAGGGAAACACCGGCGCACCGGCCCCCTCGGCCCCGGCCAGCTACGGCAGTTGCTCCAATCTGTACTGCCACAGCAACGTCCAGTCCGCCGGCGGCACCGGTGGTCCCACATCGTACGCCACGCCAACCTGGGGTGGATCCACCACCTGCGGCAGCTGCCATCCCGAGCCGAACACCTCGGGCGGCCACAGCCAGCACGTCGCACCGGGTGTAACCGGCTTCAGCTGCCGCATCTGCCACGGCAGCGGCGGTGACGCCAACCCGCTCAACCATGCCAACGGCAAGATTAACTTCCTGTTCGGCGGCCTGGCCAGCAACACCCACTACTCCTACAGTTCCGCCAAGACGCCGGGATCGGGACCGTACGGCACCTGCTACAACAGCGACTGCCACGGCCGCCGGACCATCACCTGGGGACCGTCCACGGCCATTTCGCTCTGCAACAAGTGCCACACTACCAATCCGTCATCTTCAGGCTTCTACAGCACCGCCGGACCGGGGGGCACCACCTCCAATACCGATCCGTACGTCGGCGCCCACTTCCAGCACATCACCTCCATGCCGTTCAAATTCTCGGCCAAGTTCGACTGCTCCCAGTGCCACCTCAAGCCGACCGGCCCCTACTCGCCCGGCCACATCGATACGGCCTTGCCGGCCGAGCTTACCTTCGGAACGCTGGCCACCAGCGGTGTCCAGAACGGGTATACCAGCGCTGCCCATCAGCCCTCCTACAGCTACGCCACCAAGCAGTGCAGCAACGTCTGGTGCCATGGTGCGGGGATGAACTCCAACCAGGGGACCGGCCCCTACGGCTCCATCGGCCCGGTGGCCCAGGGGTATGATGGCGGCACTCTGGGATCTCCGCTGCCGGCCATCTGGAATTCTCCGTTCCTGGCCACTGCCCCTGACAAGTGCCAGACCTGCCATGCCTCGCCGCCGCCGGCGCCCAAATCCGGTTACCAGCATTTTGACGACGATACCGGTGCCCCCTATGCGCGCACCAAGTGCACCAACTGTCACCGGCATTTGAACGCCACCGGTGACGGTTTCAGCGACCCGACGAAGCATGCCAACGGCGTTGTCGACAGCTGCAACAACTGCCATGGCCGTCCCCCCATCGACAACGGAACCCTGACGAAGCCGGCCATCGGCGCTCTTTCCACCGGCGCAGTGGGTGCCCACCAGGCCCACCGGCTCAACCCGAATATCGGCAACGACTGCACCGCCTGCCATTACAACTCCAGCTACGCGATGCCGAGCTACCAGCTGGAGATCGGTTTCCACGCCTACGGCAACCGGGTCACCCGGGGGGTCTTCTACGGCATGTCGTCCCTCCCCAGCATCGGGTATTCACAGCCCATCGTCTACTTCTCCACCTGGACCAGCACCAAGGTGCGCCGCACGAGCGATACGACAAAGATCAACACCTGCTCGAACGTCTACTGCCATGGCGGCGGCACGAACACCCTGCCGGCCCTTGGCGGCGGCACGAACACCAGCCCCAACTGGGAGAAGGGGCCGTCCCAGGCCACCTGCGGCAGCTGCCACGGCGTGACCGGCAACACGTACAACACCAGGGGCTCCCACGGTGCCCACGTGGGGACCGCGTTCGGAGACCCGCATCTGGACTGCAGCAACTGCCACGGCATCAAGGTGAACAACTACCATGTCAACGGCAAGGTGGAGTGGAATTTCTACACCACCGCCCAGCGGCTCAACCAGCTCGCCATAAGCAAAGGCTTCACGAACCACACGACCGGCTCCACCGCGCAGGGGTACAAAAACCCTGGCGCTGCAAACTTTACGACAACCGGCTATGCAAACAACCTAGCTCCCAGCCCCAGTTACGGCTCCTGCCAGGTCTACTGCCACAGCGACGTCTATGACAAGTATTACCGGGTGCCGACCTGGGGCAGTGCACCCATGACCTGCGACAGCTGCCACCGGGACCAGACCACGGCCGGCCGGTTCACCGGCTCGCACCAGAAGCATGCCGCCAGCTCGGTCAACGGCGGGTACAGCATCGACTGCATGATCTGCCACAACGGCTCCGGCGCGGGCAATCCGCTGCATATCAACGGAGTGGTTGACGTTATCTTCAATACCAGCATTGTCGGAACGGCGGGGGTGTATAACAGTGCCACCAAGCAGTGCTTCAACATCCTCTGCCATGACAGCACGGCGTCAACCGGACCGACCTGGGGGACCAGTTCAACCGGCAACTACAACACCGGTACCTACAAACCGACCTGTATCGGTTGCCACAGCGGCCAGGTCGGTGGCCGCACTGCAGTCATTCCGCAGTTCGCCGGCGCGTCGCACCACGTTCAGGGCGTGCCGATGAGCGCCACTTACTGCTACCCGTGCCACATGGAGGCCAATGCCAACGGTACGGTCAATCCGGCCTTCCATAACCGTTCATCCAACCGGACGGTCGACCTGGTAATCTGGAAGAACGGCGCACGGGGAGCCACCCCGGTATTCACCAGATATACGGCCGCCGGCAGCGCCTCCCGCAAGCGGACGGAATACGCCAAGATCAACAACGTCTGCATCGGCTGCCACCGGGGTAATGCCGCCACTGCCACGCCGTTCAGCGCCAGCGGCGACACCAGGACTCCCGAAGCCTACTCATGGGATACCTACAGCATCTACGAGCGCTACAGCACCGCGACGACCACTGCCTGGGGCAAGGTCACCGGCAACAGTACGGTGAACAAGACCCTCACCAAGGCGTACTCGGCCCACGGCCGGGCCGACCTGAACCAGCGGGGCTGGACCTTCGGCTCCTACACGGGTGGACCTAAACACGTCAATGCCGGCAGCTCCGTCAAAGTGCTCTGCATCGACTGCCACAACTCCCACGGCACCCTCGCCACCGGCGTCATGACCAGCTACTCCAGCGCCACGGGCCGCTACAGCGGCGGTATGCTCAAGTCCACCATTCAGGGGGTCGATGGCTATAACGCCACCTATGCGCCGGTGGCGGGCGGTGACCCGGCTGCGCCCAACAAGAACGTCTACAATACGGGTGCTTCCCTCTGCTTCGACTGCCACAATAACAAGACATCCAGTGCCACCATGCCGTGGGGCTACAACAGCACCTTCGGCTCCAGCCAGCCCATCTACGGCTACAACGACAAGCCGTACTTCGGCAACTACTCGACCTTCGCCTCGACGATCACCTATCCGTACAAGGCGAACAATCCCACCAACAAGGGGGGACACTATGGTCCGTCGTCGCCGCTGACCACGACTGTCACCCAGCGGACCTTCCCGTCGGGCATGAAGGACAGGGCATACTCGGCCGGTGTCTCTTCGCCCATCAACGGCCTCTGCACGCCCTGCCACGATCCCCACGGCGTCAGCCCGTCCCTGGGAGCCAATCAACAGTATGGCGTGCCGCTGCTCAAGGGGACCTGGGTCACCTCACCCTACAAGATGGATGCAACGCCGCAAAACACCAACGAGGTCCGCGGCGGCAGCAGCCACCAGCCGACGCCAGCGCTAAATGTCGGCAGTACGCCTCTGTACAGGATAGACCAGAACAGCATGCAGGCGGGAACCAGTGGTACACCGGCGACCGCCAAGTCATGGACATTCGCCACTGCCGCCACGACGCTGCAGACGACGACCGACACCCAGTTCGCCGGACTCTGCACCGGCTGTCACAACAAGTCGGTGCTCAACAATACGGCCGCCGTGCAAAAAGCCCCCGGTACAACCGGGAGCTGGAGGTCCATGACCAGGATCCACAACACCGTCAACGGCTGGGCGGTGACAACCGGCACGGGCGGAAACATGGGCAACAAGGTGCATGCATTCACCTGCTCCAAGTGTCACACGCCGCACAACGCCCGGTTGCCGCGGCTCATGGTGACCAACTGCCTGGATGCCAAGCATCGCGGCAGGGTGGTTACCGGCGGGAATCCGCAGGAGTACACAACGTATTATCAGAGCGGGGCCGGCAAGGGACGGTTCCCCATAGGCGGTGGCGGTTATAAGAGTCGCGGTTCTGCGAGCAACCCCGGTTCCTGGTTCTTCGGCCAGTCCCAGACCACGGTCCAGAACAGCGCGCCGGCACTTACCGTGACCACCCAGACCCAGTGCCACAACACGGCAACCGCCGGCGGCGCAACCTACACCAACTACACAACGCAGCGCTGGAACAACAAAACACCATGGTAG